The DNA sequence TTTTCTTCTCCAGGAAGCCGCTACGCCGCAAGCGGGCTCGCTTCGACAAAACGCTTATGCCCTCGGCGGCGCGGGCTTTTCGACAATCGCGGGTACCACCGCCGGGGCGGGGGCGTCCGCCTTTGGTTCGCCGGAGGCCTTGCCCAGGTACTCGGGCAGTTCCAGTCCGGCGAGTTTGGCCAGCTCGTGGATCGGAGGCAAGACGCCCATGAGCCGTCGGCCGAGGCCTTCGATCCCGCCGCCGTTGCCGTTGCCGCCGCCGTCCCAGACGACGATCTTTTCGATGGGCAGGTCCTTGATGGCCTGGGCCTGGATCGCGGCGATCTCCTGCATCTTTTCGATCAGCAGCAACCCCGCCGCCTGCTGGGCGCTGGCGCAGGCCTCGACCAGGCGCTTGTAGCCCTCGGCCTTGGCGTTGAGGACGGCCTGGACGCCCTGGCCTTCGGCGGTCATGCGTTTGATGGTGGCCTCGGCCTCGCCTTCGGCGATGCGGATGGCTTCCTGCCTTCGCGCGTCGGCGGCGATAACGACTTTCTCGCGCTGGATGTTGATGGGCACGATTACTTCGGCGTTGAGGCGGGCCTGCTCGCGCAGGGCCTTGGCCTCTTCGGCCTGCTTCTGGGCGATCTGCTCGGCCACGCGGATGGCGCCGTCTGCCTGCCGCGAGGCGGTTTCGGATTTGTTGCGGGCTTCCTGCTCGGCAACGGATTGCGTGGCGCGATAGGCGGCTTTTTGAGCCTCGGCGGCCGTTTCGGCGTTGACCGCTTCGGCCTCCAGCGCCGCGGTCTTCTGGCGGCGGTTGCGTTCGGCGGTGGCCTCGCCGATCTGGGCCTCGGCGGTGGCGGCCGCCACAGCGACGCGCTGGTCGCGGTTGCGTTCGGCCACGCCGGTCTGTCCGGTCTTTTCCTGCTCGGCCACGTCGATGTTGGCCTGGTTGATGGCTTCGGCGGCGGCGCGGCGGCCCAGGGCCACGATGTATCCCGACTCGTCGTCGATGTCGCGGATGTTGACGTTGATCAGCGCCAGGCCGATCTTTTCGAGCTCGCCGCTGACGGAGTCGTTGACGGCCGCCAGGAATGCCTGGCGGTCGCGGTTGATGTCTTCGATGCGCATGGTCGCCAGCACCGCGCGCATCTGGCCGAGGATGATGTCCTGCGCCTGGTCCTGGATCTGCGTGCGGGTCAGGCCCAGCAGTCGCACGGCGGCGTTCTGCATGATGCCCGGCTCGTTGCTGATAGCGGCGGTGACGGTGGTGGGGACGGTGACGCGGATGTTCTCGCGCGAGAGGGCGTTGCTCAGGTCGATGGGCACGACGAAGGGCTCGAGGTCGAGGTACTCGTACGCCTGGATCAGCGGCCAGACCATCGCCGCCCCGCCGTGGACGCACTTGGCAGCCCCGCTGCCGGTCTTGCCGTAGATCACCAGGATCCGGTTGGCCGGGCAGCGCTTGTACCGCTGAACCAGCGTCATGAACAGCACAAGCGCAACAATCCCAAGGATGATCATCAGGATCAAGCTGCGCGGAGACCCTTCCTCTTGGGCCACCAGGCCCGCCGCAAGCATCAATAGTTCCATGGAGGTTCTTCCTAAGCTGATTGGGTTGGACCGACTTCTACGGTCGTCGCATCGATCGTTTTGAGCACGGTGACAGCCGTGCCGGCTTTCATGTCATCCGTTCCGCGGGCGCGGGCCTTGATGAAGCTGACCCGCCCGCCCAGCAGCACCCGCACCTGTCCGCAGCCGCCGGAGGGAATGTCCAGGTACACCGTGGCGTTGGTCCCGACGCATTGGCTGATCGCCACGTTGCCGCTCTCGGTCAGGCGGCGCATCAGGTAGAAGATCGTCGCGACGACCACCATGCCGATCAGGCCCCAGACCAGCCCCCACGTCATCGCCTGCCACAGCGGCACGGCGTCCGAGCCCGTCAGGTACAGCGCGCCGGCCCAGGCAAACAGCGTAAAGAACGTCACCACCGACCGTACGCTGAGCAGCTTGAAAGCCGCCGTCGAGGCCGCGGCGTCGTGATGATCGTCGCCATGGTCCATGTCGCCGTCGTGATCGGCCTGGCCGTCGTCGTCTCCGCCCATGCCCAGCAGTGCGGCGATGATCTGCCAGATCAGGAAGACGCTGAAAAATGCCGCCATGCAGTAGAAGACCTTCGCCGCGGTGCCCAAATCGTTCCACCAGTCCATGGCCAGCTCCTTTCACCCTGTCAGACGCAGATGACTGCCCATTTCTTCGCGCTTTTTTCAAATTGTCAGCGCCACATCGCGCGGAGAGGCGCCAGCACGATACCCGGACATGCAGCAATTCTCAAGCATTAGCGGTTTCATGGCGACCCCTGTAAAACAACAACGCGTGTCGCCATGCCACCCAAGCTCTTGCTTCTTTCCCGATCCCAATCCTCTTAATCTCTTCCCAATCCGCGTAATCCCGCTCTCCCCGTCCCTGGCGCGCCGCGTGAAAAGGCTACATCTTGCGGCTGCGCTCCAGCACGTCGCGGAGGTTGTCGCAGACTTTTGTTACCTGCGGGTCCTTAAGCTCCAGGATGTCGCGAAGCGCCTCGCCGATGGCGGGGATGTACTTCTCGATGTACCCCCGCTTCTTGAGCTCCTGACGCAGGCGCACGTTCCTGCGGATGTGCATGCCGAGCTTGCGGCCGCAGTCTTGCAACGCCAGGCGGATCTCCTTGAGGATCTCCGGATACAGGGCGATGGCTTCCTTGCTCTCGCTGGTGAAGGGCACCCACACCGAGGCCATGTGCAGCACGACCGTCAGCGGGCCCGTCGGCAGGGCGCCGCGCGACTGCTGCAGACCGTACGAGCGCCAGTTCAGTCCCGCGACGGCTTTGTAGATCGCGCAGGCCGACTGCTGATACAGCAGCGGCACACGGTTGGCGAAGCGCAGCAGACGGGCAAGCTGCGACTCTTCTTCCTCATCGGCCTTGGCTTCGGTCACCTCGCCGGTCTCTTCGTCGACGCTTTGGCCGCGGGCGGCGCCGCCGTTGGCGCCTTCGGGTTTGCCAAACGCCAGGGCTGCCTCAATGATGAACGGGTTTCCGCGGTACACCGCCGGGCTGCGAGAGGTGGCCGAGTAGAACTCAGCCGCGACCACCTGCTTGAGCCCCGCCACCAGCGCCTCTTCGCCGATGGGCACGACGCAGTCGGTCGCCGGGGCCATGATCTTGGTGGCCTGGATCGCCTGGTAGATGCTCTTGACGTCTTCGCCGGTGAGCTTGTTGGGCCGCGTGCGCGGGCTCAGGCCGGTCTTGGCCAGAATATCCTGCGCCACGCGCGGCGAGACGCGCGAGAACTCGCTGGTGAGGAACTGCTGCACGGTGGCGGCCTTGCTGTCGCCGGCCATCTTGATCAGCACGCCCAGCTCGATCCCATGCGGATGCGGGCGGATGCTCTTGGGCTGGGCGGGCAGATGGGCCACCGACGACTTGTACTCGCTCACCGTGCCGTCGGGGGCCTTGTAGATCACCGTCACGTGCGGGTTGGCGATGGCGGTCTGTTCGAGGTAGTCGTCCACGCTCTGGCGGCCGCGGAGGTACTTGGCCTCGAGCTCGATCTCGACTTTGGTGCCGTGCGGGGCGTCCCACTCGACGCTCTCCTCGCGCATGATGTCGGGGCGGTTCTTGCGCGTGTCGATCTGCAGCTCGTAGTAGTGCGCGCCGCTCTTGGCGCCGGTGCGGCTGGTGATCTTGACGGGCTTGCCCGTGGTGAGTAGCCCGTACATGCCGGCGGCCGAAATGCCGATGCCCTGCTGGCCGCGGCTCATCTGCAGGCGGTGGAACTTGCTGCCGTAGAGCAGGCGGCCGAAGATGCTGGGGATCTGGGCCTTGACGATGCCCGGGCCGTTGTCCTGGATGATCACGCGGAAGTGCGTCTCGCTGACCTGCTCGATGGTGATGCGGACGACCGGCATGATGCCCGCTTCTTCGCAGGCGTCGAGGGAATTGTCGACGGCTTCCTTGACCGTCGTCAGCAGGGCCTTGCGCGGGTTGTCGAAGCCCAGCAGGTGGCGGTTCTTGGCGAAGAACTCGCTGACGGAGATCTCGCGCTGCGCCTTGGCCATGCTCTCGGCCGTGGCGTACGTGCGTTTCTTCGGCGGCGCTCCGGGCTCGGCCAGCAGCGCCTCCTCGACCGCCCGTTTCGTCGCGTCGACATCGGGCGTGGCCGCCGGCGAATCCGGCACGTGCGGAACATGTTGCGTAGCAGCGGTAGCCGCCGCCGGCGCTGCCGGAGCGAACAACTCGCCTTGAGCTGATTTGCCCTTGGGCAGCTTCTTGCCCGCAGGAAGTTTCTTCGCAGATTTTGCAGTCTTCTTTGCGGCCATCCTTGGCCTCCTGAACATCGCCATTCGCAAAATACTCAACGTCCTGGGCAAATTTACTCAATGTATTGAGCAAATGCAAAAGCTTACGAACGTTAGCGGTCGAGCCCGCTCGACGCGGTTTCTTCTTTGACCCCGAATCAGGGAAACAACCCCGTCGAGCAAGTCGAAGATCCGCCGTGGCGGGCTCGACCGC is a window from the Planctomycetaceae bacterium genome containing:
- a CDS encoding SPFH domain-containing protein; the encoded protein is MELLMLAAGLVAQEEGSPRSLILMIILGIVALVLFMTLVQRYKRCPANRILVIYGKTGSGAAKCVHGGAAMVWPLIQAYEYLDLEPFVVPIDLSNALSRENIRVTVPTTVTAAISNEPGIMQNAAVRLLGLTRTQIQDQAQDIILGQMRAVLATMRIEDINRDRQAFLAAVNDSVSGELEKIGLALINVNIRDIDDESGYIVALGRRAAAEAINQANIDVAEQEKTGQTGVAERNRDQRVAVAAATAEAQIGEATAERNRRQKTAALEAEAVNAETAAEAQKAAYRATQSVAEQEARNKSETASRQADGAIRVAEQIAQKQAEEAKALREQARLNAEVIVPINIQREKVVIAADARRQEAIRIAEGEAEATIKRMTAEGQGVQAVLNAKAEGYKRLVEACASAQQAAGLLLIEKMQEIAAIQAQAIKDLPIEKIVVWDGGGNGNGGGIEGLGRRLMGVLPPIHELAKLAGLELPEYLGKASGEPKADAPAPAVVPAIVEKPAPPRA
- a CDS encoding DNA topoisomerase VI subunit B — translated: MAAKKTAKSAKKLPAGKKLPKGKSAQGELFAPAAPAAATAATQHVPHVPDSPAATPDVDATKRAVEEALLAEPGAPPKKRTYATAESMAKAQREISVSEFFAKNRHLLGFDNPRKALLTTVKEAVDNSLDACEEAGIMPVVRITIEQVSETHFRVIIQDNGPGIVKAQIPSIFGRLLYGSKFHRLQMSRGQQGIGISAAGMYGLLTTGKPVKITSRTGAKSGAHYYELQIDTRKNRPDIMREESVEWDAPHGTKVEIELEAKYLRGRQSVDDYLEQTAIANPHVTVIYKAPDGTVSEYKSSVAHLPAQPKSIRPHPHGIELGVLIKMAGDSKAATVQQFLTSEFSRVSPRVAQDILAKTGLSPRTRPNKLTGEDVKSIYQAIQATKIMAPATDCVVPIGEEALVAGLKQVVAAEFYSATSRSPAVYRGNPFIIEAALAFGKPEGANGGAARGQSVDEETGEVTEAKADEEEESQLARLLRFANRVPLLYQQSACAIYKAVAGLNWRSYGLQQSRGALPTGPLTVVLHMASVWVPFTSESKEAIALYPEILKEIRLALQDCGRKLGMHIRRNVRLRQELKKRGYIEKYIPAIGEALRDILELKDPQVTKVCDNLRDVLERSRKM